In Aspergillus flavus chromosome 3, complete sequence, one genomic interval encodes:
- a CDS encoding K+ channel tetramerization domain-containing protein (conserved hypothetical protein) translates to MSDRSTSTPQRGPSPSKPRPKCTLPPEKVFSIQIGTELFRVSGASIASDAPSYFSQFFEEQMLQTPDGSKIRTLYIDRDPNTFKAIARHLQGYHIRPKDGTEFVQFFADAQFYSLPRLISQLFESEIFIQIGDKDFQIPRDIFSSPGDSPNFFSLGFGAFFASPTEIFPGLNRHGLLRPPAIVPPSVPNRSGEVFAQLLHLLRGYPLEIKNETHRAELLRDCRYFHLRGLEQKLIPHHISFNPIRQRSEIVVRLEDVRRSGVSVAHDSIPSSGWVTYSRPFVDEETYDLILEIGDETTIVDLDTKHVEFLNSTKARFSSLQQIITGKVNPGLSEGQSTKVSIEQDTDMIVDGQARYLEGIGHGSEEAGVSQPAAKRRRVEGSSNEGRRYIVRNGHWRLRFHPNATGDILEFTLVAVKLDAYTEQRSRNHTRAFLGS, encoded by the exons ATGAGCGACCGATCCACATCCACACCGCAGCGCGGTCCATCCCCGTCCAAGCCACGACCGAAATGCACGCTCCCCCCCGAGAAGGTCTTCTCAATTCAAATAGGAACCGAGCTCTTCCGTGTCTCGGGAGCTTCGATAGCCTCCGATG CTCCGTCCTATTTCTCTCAATTCTTCGAGGAGCAGATGCTCCAGACACCCGACGGCTCGAAAATCAGGACACTGTACATTGATCGCGATCCGAACACGTTTAAAGCGATCGCAAGACATCTACAGG GCTATCATATTCGGCCCAAAGACGGCACGGAGTTTGTACAATTCTTCGCTGATGCGCAGTTCTATAGTT TGCCCCGGCTCATCTCTCAGCTCTTCGAATCCGAGATCTTCATTCAAATCGGTGATAAGGATTTCCAAATCCCGCgcgacatcttctccagtcCGGGCGACTCCCcgaacttcttctccctAGGCTTCGGtgccttctttgcctccccCACTGAGATCTTCCCCGGACTAAATCGTCACGGCCTTTTACGTCCCCCAGCCATTGTCCCTCCAAGCGTGCCCAATCGATCGGGAGAAGTTTTCGCGCAGCTCCTTCATCTCTTGCGCGGATACCCGTTGGAAATAAAGAATGAAACGCACCGCGCCGAGCTGCTACGTGATTGTCGCTACTTTCACCTGCGCGGGTTAGAGCAAAAGTTGATTCCACACCATATCAGTTTCAATCCGATCCGACAACGATCGGAAATCGTCGTCCGCTTGGAGGATGTGCGCCGCTCAGGAGTTAGCGTTGCCCACGACTCAATCCCGTCTAGCGGCTGGGTCACGTACTCGCGCCCGTTCGTCGATGAGGAGACATACGACCTGATTCTTGAGATCGGGGATGAAACCACCATCGTCGACCTTGACACCAAGCATGTTGAATTCCTGAACTCGACTAAGGCGcgcttctccagcttgcaGCAGATTATAACAGGAAAGGTAAACCCAGGCTTGTCAGAAGGTCAATCCACCAAGGTGTCAATTGAACAAGACACGGACATGATCGTCGACGGACAAGCCCGCTACCTCGAAGGCATCGGACATGGATCGGAAGAGGCAGGTGTGTCGCAACCTGCGGCCAAGCGCAGACGAGTGGAAGGGTCATCAAATGAGGGCAGACGGTATATCGTTCGGAATGGCCATTGGCGTCTGCGTTTCCATCCTAATGCCACCGGCGACATACTAGAGTTCACCCTGGTAGCGGTGAAACTAGATGCATATACAGAGCAACGGAGTCGGAATCATACACGGGCGTTTCTGGGATCTTAG